Proteins encoded together in one uncultured Desulfosarcina sp. window:
- a CDS encoding 4Fe-4S binding protein → MVTNLRLLTQHVMFLALTYGGRFGINLGNSLPCFSCPYVLGNGGTCYLMALQGNWWGLQMTWANLMSVMGIQLLTHLGVFILLVIILNKYWCGWICPFGTLQDWLTYLRRWWGIREAQFSWLTKDRLKAIKWILLAYTLLIPLLIAHAGWHYDLHLPFCRSICPAKPLMPLFIGHTRHLALDFTNTVTLVFSILSVSIAAGMLVGMFFKERFFCLFCPLLVLIHLFRKVSPVRFEKNVAGCTGCGNCHRMCPMDIRDVHEQKTDKDVISEDCLLCMTCAEACPEDEVLLIKFFKWRLFSSSRKYMTRRFTKKKVSHG, encoded by the coding sequence ATGGTTACAAACTTACGTTTGCTCACCCAGCATGTCATGTTCCTGGCACTCACCTACGGCGGACGCTTCGGCATCAATTTGGGGAACTCCCTGCCCTGTTTCAGTTGTCCCTATGTGCTTGGTAACGGCGGCACTTGCTATTTGATGGCCCTGCAGGGCAATTGGTGGGGGCTGCAAATGACCTGGGCCAATTTGATGAGTGTGATGGGTATACAGTTGCTCACCCATCTGGGAGTCTTCATCCTGCTGGTCATAATTCTGAATAAATACTGGTGCGGCTGGATTTGTCCATTTGGCACCTTGCAGGATTGGCTGACCTATTTACGCCGTTGGTGGGGGATTCGCGAAGCCCAATTCAGTTGGCTGACCAAAGACCGCTTAAAGGCCATCAAGTGGATTTTGCTGGCTTACACGTTGTTGATCCCATTGCTGATTGCGCATGCCGGCTGGCACTATGATTTGCATCTGCCGTTTTGCCGCAGCATTTGCCCGGCCAAACCGTTGATGCCGCTATTTATCGGCCATACCCGCCATTTGGCTCTCGACTTCACCAACACGGTCACTCTGGTTTTTTCGATCCTTTCGGTGAGCATCGCCGCCGGGATGCTGGTGGGCATGTTTTTCAAAGAACGATTTTTCTGTCTGTTTTGTCCGCTGTTGGTTCTGATTCATCTTTTCAGAAAAGTCAGTCCGGTTCGTTTCGAAAAAAATGTTGCAGGATGTACCGGCTGCGGGAATTGTCACCGCATGTGTCCCATGGATATCAGGGATGTTCATGAACAGAAGACGGACAAAGACGTCATCAGCGAGGATTGTCTATTATGCATGACCTGTGCTGAGGCTTGCCCCGAGGACGAGGTGTTGCTGATTAAATTTTTCAAATGGCGGCTGTTTTCCTCGTCCCGAAAATATATGACTCGCCGTTTTACAAAGAAAAAGGTTTCTCATGGATAA
- a CDS encoding 2-hydroxyacyl-CoA dehydratase family protein, translating into MDKENKMSDQRRQRQLQKIGRETQAEFESTRSQLQQRKDYRPEWDYFLDLLMRPFYPETLQAAVDKPVVEHLCNQAPFELFHAMGVHPVRLGSGSFNVVRVSSSRLPVLMCPYLKATMGMLELHGGSRPDRLHHVVPTTCDWVVKFPEMADTVQTTCFLELPHLREDEKGQKRWLEEIYGLVRFLEHQTGRKLKRKALKASVQTFMHTWEAVGRLIELRRRRLLSGIWFMVAINSFLLDPIEIWTKHVLKLLDAIESDSPQPLHQGLFLAGSPIVFPNFKLLNLIEAAGMDVCADDLCTSERIWPGGVCYDDSSYHGLLKTLAERYHRACICPTFADNERRINGILNTLEQHRIRGVVFHVLKGCHPFDIESFGLEPKLKQKGYKFLRIETDYVEEDSRNILTRLEAFSGI; encoded by the coding sequence ATGGATAAAGAAAACAAGATGTCTGATCAGCGGCGCCAAAGACAATTGCAAAAAATCGGTCGCGAAACACAGGCGGAATTTGAAAGCACCCGATCGCAACTACAACAACGCAAGGACTATCGACCAGAATGGGATTATTTTCTCGATTTATTGATGCGGCCTTTTTATCCGGAGACATTGCAAGCGGCTGTCGATAAGCCGGTTGTGGAACATCTATGCAATCAGGCCCCGTTTGAACTGTTTCATGCCATGGGGGTGCACCCGGTCCGGCTGGGCAGCGGGTCTTTTAATGTTGTACGAGTATCGTCCTCCCGTCTGCCGGTTCTCATGTGTCCCTATTTGAAGGCCACCATGGGAATGCTCGAGCTGCACGGCGGTTCCCGACCCGATAGGTTGCATCACGTGGTTCCGACAACCTGTGACTGGGTTGTCAAATTTCCGGAGATGGCGGATACGGTTCAAACGACCTGTTTTCTCGAACTGCCGCATTTGCGTGAAGATGAAAAGGGACAAAAGCGTTGGCTGGAAGAAATATACGGATTGGTTCGTTTTTTAGAGCATCAAACCGGCCGAAAGCTGAAGCGCAAAGCGCTGAAAGCATCAGTGCAGACCTTTATGCACACCTGGGAGGCTGTGGGGCGGCTGATTGAACTCAGACGCAGGCGCCTTCTTTCGGGCATCTGGTTCATGGTGGCGATAAACAGCTTCTTGCTTGATCCCATAGAAATCTGGACCAAACACGTCCTGAAACTATTGGATGCGATTGAATCGGATTCCCCCCAGCCTTTACACCAGGGGCTTTTTTTGGCCGGTTCCCCAATCGTTTTCCCGAATTTTAAACTTCTCAATTTGATTGAAGCGGCGGGAATGGATGTGTGTGCCGATGATTTGTGCACATCCGAACGGATCTGGCCCGGTGGCGTCTGTTATGACGACAGCTCCTACCATGGACTGCTTAAGACATTGGCTGAGCGCTACCACAGGGCTTGTATATGCCCCACCTTTGCTGACAATGAACGGCGGATCAACGGCATTCTTAATACATTGGAGCAGCACCGCATCCGGGGGGTCGTTTTTCATGTGCTTAAAGGATGCCACCCCTTTGATATTGAAAGTTTCGGTCTTGAACCGAAACTGAAACAAAAAGGGTATAAGTTCTTAAGAATCGAAACGGATTATGTGGAAGAGGACAGCCGCAATATTTTAACCCGGCTGGAGGCCTTTAGTGGAATTTAG
- a CDS encoding acyl-CoA dehydratase activase: MSIKVGIDLGSTAIKVVFLENREIVWKKVVPTIPGQAQIANDLISEGLSETGYSPDQLNDPVVTGYGKNLVHDAGKVIDEVSANALGVFLLSDHKARTVINIGGQDVKVIRLSESGKLIDFKMNDKCAAGTGRFFEVAGRILNTPVDDFGDLGQSSADTVNISSTCVVFAESEIVSLMAKGIERQPIIRGLHESLARRIAGLAGNHDIEDAVYLDGGSANNRGLVAAIEDELCRDVHVLPYPQFSVAYGAARSLDSTV; the protein is encoded by the coding sequence ATGTCAATAAAAGTCGGTATCGATTTGGGTAGTACGGCCATCAAAGTGGTATTTTTAGAAAACAGAGAGATTGTCTGGAAAAAAGTCGTGCCCACGATTCCGGGACAGGCACAAATCGCCAACGATCTGATTTCCGAAGGCCTGTCGGAAACCGGATATTCACCGGATCAATTGAACGATCCGGTCGTGACCGGTTACGGTAAAAACCTGGTCCATGATGCCGGAAAGGTCATCGACGAGGTCAGCGCAAACGCCTTGGGGGTGTTTTTGCTCAGCGATCATAAGGCACGAACCGTGATCAATATCGGCGGGCAGGACGTCAAGGTCATTCGTCTTTCGGAATCCGGCAAATTGATAGACTTTAAAATGAACGACAAATGTGCGGCCGGCACTGGCCGTTTCTTTGAAGTGGCGGGCCGGATTCTGAATACGCCGGTGGACGACTTCGGAGATCTGGGGCAATCCTCAGCAGACACGGTCAATATCAGCAGTACTTGTGTGGTTTTTGCCGAAAGCGAAATCGTTTCCCTGATGGCCAAAGGGATTGAAAGGCAACCCATCATCCGGGGACTGCATGAATCGTTGGCCCGCCGCATTGCCGGGTTGGCTGGAAACCACGACATCGAAGACGCTGTCTACTTAGATGGCGGTTCCGCCAATAACCGCGGTCTGGTTGCTGCCATCGAGGACGAGTTGTGCCGGGACGTCCATGTATTACCGTATCCGCAGTTCAGCGTGGCGTATGGCGCTGCCCGGTCATTGGATTCGACGGTGTAG